One segment of Rosa chinensis cultivar Old Blush chromosome 6, RchiOBHm-V2, whole genome shotgun sequence DNA contains the following:
- the LOC112171105 gene encoding uncharacterized protein LOC112171105: MGKDSDSFHKNAVRACDDLMKQPQHIQNVVENYTSKQIADNRLRVKTSIEAVRWLAFQGCAFRGHDESVDSINPGNFVKLLELLASYNEKVAEVILQNAPRNASYTLPKIQKQMLQAFSVRVKKAIREEINDSKFCIIVDEARDESKKEQMAIVLRFVDKDGFIRERFFGLVHVSDTKASTLQKGIYSVLSNHNLDIQNIRGQGYDGASNMRGKSPQAGDADSAYESMTSYQFVFILHLMEEIMENTNELCLALLSQSQDILNAMSLVSSTKAFIQKLRDNGWDTLFAKVNSFCEACNIDILDMNAHYVGRGGRARHQQDDWTVQHYYQADIFYAAIDSQLQELNNRFNEHAVELFILSSALDPSEISKCFKIDAICKLVEKFYPHDFADHEKLQLKK, from the exons ATGGGTAAAGATTCTGACTCTTTTCATAAGAATGCTGTAAGAGCCTGTGACGACTTGATGAAGCAACCCCAGCATATACAGAATGTTGTTGAAAATTATACTTCAAAACAAATTGCAGACAACCGTCTACGAGTCAAAACTTCAATTGAAGCAGTTCGATGGCTTGCATTTCAAGGTTGTGCTTTTAGAGGTCATGATGAAAGCGTTGATTCAATCAATCCTGGTAATTTCGTGAAACTCTTAGAATTGTTGGCTTCATATAATGAAAAAGTTGCTGAAGTTATATTACAGAATGCTCCAAGAAATGCTTCTTACACATTGCCAAAGATTCAAAAACAAATGTTACAAGCATTTTCAGTAAGAGTAAAGAAGGCCATTCGGGAAGAAATTAATGATTCAAAATTTTGCATAATTGTTGATGAAGCTCGTGATGAGTCAAAGAAAGAGCAAATGGCTATAGTATTGAGATTTGTTGACAAAGATGGTTTTATTCGGGAGCGTTTTTTTGGACTTGTTCATGTCTCAGACACCAAGGCATCGACATTGCAAAAGGGAATATATTCAGTGTTATCAAATCACAATTTAGATATCCAAAACATTCGAGGCCAAGGATACGATGGTGCAAGTAATATGCGAG GGAAGAGTCCTCAAGCAGGAGATGCAGATTCAGCTTATGAGTCAATGACATCCTATCAATTTGTCTTCATCTTACATCTCATGGAAGAAATTATGGAGAATACTAATGAACTTTGTCTAGCTCTGCTAAGTCAATCTCAAGACATTTTGAATGCCATGAGTCTTGTTTCCTCTACTAAAGCATTCATTCAAAAGTTGAGAGATAATGGATGGGATACTTTGTTTGCCAAGGTAAATTCTTTTTGTGAGGCATGTAACATAGATATCCTAGATATGAATGCTCATTATGTTGGAAGAGGAGGTCGAGCTCGTCACCAACAAGATGACTGGACAGTTCAACATTATTACCAGGCAGATATATTTTATGCTGCCATAGATTCTCAATTGCAAGAATTAAACAACCGGTTTAATGAGCATGCTGTAGAGTTATTTATTCTTAGTTCAGCTTTGGATCCTAGTGAAATAAGCAAGTGTTTCAAGATTGATGCCATATGTAAGTTGGTAGAAAAATTTTATCCACATGACTTTGCAGATCATGAGAAGCTGCAACTCAAGAAataa